A region of the Sesamum indicum cultivar Zhongzhi No. 13 unplaced genomic scaffold, S_indicum_v1.0 C00614, whole genome shotgun sequence genome:
ggTTTATCAAATTATGATTCGTGTGCtttcataatattacattGGTCATTGTTTCCAACACACGATCAGGCCTAGTCCGGACCTGGTCTGACCCTCAACCGGTCTGATTCATGGGTTTAGGCTTCGGTTTAAAAATTGATCCAACTGGGCTCATTTAATATCCCAAAACCAGTTATAAACAATAGTGGGTCGATTTTAAACCAGATTTTTTCAGGCTGATCCTAGGTCATAACAGCTTATTCTGTACCCCGAATGTAGTATTTACAATTTTGCTTCTAAACTGCTCAAGTTAAACTGATTTAAGctaaaaattaacaacaaacaTTTTCCAAAACACTCCAactctaattcttttttttgtttgtcaatTTCAAACACTCTCAACTTTCAATATAATCAACTTAGACAAATTTCAAACGCTCTCAACTTTCGGTATAACCaactttataatttcatttacaaCTTAGTTTTTACCGTAAAAAGATAAACTATTGCAATTATGATCCCTTAAGTCCTCTTAGGGAGAGAGAATGAAGAAAAGACTGAAGATACGGCGGAGAATATGAAAGCAATGAAGAGAAGGGCAGCTGCGGCATTAGCCTTGTTTAGGAAACTCTTAGTGTCGGAATCGCTGCCTGAGCCGCGGTTCAAATCCACAGTCAGTCCAAACCCAGCGGCTGCGCCGGTTGCCAGCATGTATGACAATGCCTGCTCCAAACATAATATTCTACATTAAtcctatattaattaattattactattatcaattattagaaatatatcccactaattatttatttttttcagaattttaattgcttaaatttcgggaaaaaaaattaaaaaattgatataaattattgtatgttaaaaatttatgaattaatttctgGTATGAATtcattctattaattttttatttagaaaaaaccTTTTAATAGCAGTGtcttatttatctatttacattgaatatattgattgatttagaaatattgatatattaaattaataacagtacaaaaaaaattattctagaaaaaaattatactttaatttattacattaaaatattttttatatctcgTTGAACTTaggaattaatttttccaattatgttaaattaattttgataaataatttataaaagttaatataCGAACGTCTTGCTTCCTTCACgtttaaaagattaaattttaattatattatatatctgaaaattcaagaaaatattttttataaaatttaatgcactcatatattaataagcacaaaattaaaactattcaaaatatttttttttattttttaaaatataaaaaagaaataatttgag
Encoded here:
- the LOC105155204 gene encoding CASP-like protein PIMP1, which codes for TLLQTAFTIFQVSTGNRLGGDGFTLLDFYGDKALSYMLATGAAAGFGLTVDLNRGSGSDSDTKSFLNKANAAAALLFIAFIFSAVSSVFSSFSLPKRT